The following coding sequences lie in one Rutidosis leptorrhynchoides isolate AG116_Rl617_1_P2 chromosome 4, CSIRO_AGI_Rlap_v1, whole genome shotgun sequence genomic window:
- the LOC139842269 gene encoding uncharacterized protein: MKAVPYPKALRKDKLVAQYKKFEDMIKNVMVTLPLIDMLKAQEPKIPKKLGDPGKFVFPCKFGNSKTFDALADLGASINLMPLSLYEILDLRPLSPSRIRIKAYNHSYDSAMGLAEYIGLPVEDLEVLMILGRPFLATADTIILCQRNQLNIGVGNDRITINIREAMKQPSSTDDKDCYAIELVDEYVNEEFEKLLGVDTTGFNELGENGQFDLEADFKELMNVDIESDEFVCEQKPDESYEAIPNEDRF; encoded by the exons ATGAAAGCGGTCCCGTACCCGAAAGCTTTAAGGAAGGACAAGTTGGTGGCCCAATACAAGAAATTTGAAGACATGATAAAGAATGTGATGGTCACATTGCCTCTCATCGACATGTTAAAGG CACAAGAACCAAAAATCCCTAAGAAATTGGGTGATCCCGGGAAGTTTGTGTTCCCTTGCAAATTCGGTAATTCTAAGACATTTGATGCCTTAGCCGATTTGGGAGCTAGTATAAATCTCATGCCCCTTTCCCTTTACGAAATACTTGACCTTAGGCCATTGTCACCTTCTAGGATTCGAATTAAGGCCTATAACCATTCCTATGACTCCGCTATGGGATTAGCAGAATATATCGGGTTACCAGTG GAAGACCTTGAAGTCCTAATGAtcctaggaagaccattcttagccACGGCCGATACAATCATTCTATGCCAACGCAACCAATTGAATATTGGTGTTGGAAATGACCGTATTACAATCAATATTCGGGAAGCTATGAAGCAACCGAGTTCGACCGATGACAAGGATTGCTATGCAATTGAACTAGTTGATGAATATGTTAATGAAGAGTTCGAAAAACTCTTAGGCGTTGACACCACCGGGTTCAACGAATTAGGAGAGAATGGCCAATTTGACCTTGAGGCCGATTTTAAGGAATTGATGAATGTTGACATTGAAAGTGATGAGTTTGTTTGTGAGCAAAAACCGGATGAGTCTTATGAGGCAATTCCCAATGAGGATAGATTTTGA